The window CTGGGACCTATAATAAAGCTCAGTGAGAGAGGATTGAAGTTATCAGCAAAGATAGTCTACGCCATTCTCACTAGAAGCATCGTTTCTGTCAAGGAGAATGAAGCCTGGTTCCATTTCGGTGCGCAGCCAATGaggttctctataagagaattTCATATGATGACAGGCTTGAAATGTAGTGGTGCATTAGAAGGACCACGAAGGGAACCGAGAGATTTAATTGGGAATTGCTAAAGGGGCGTAGTCATAAGTTAAGTGACGTGGTGGACcagctcagaaacacaagagaagatgcttctgaGGAGAGAGTATGCCTCGCAATGCTCATCCTGGTAGAGAGCATATTATTGCGGAAGAGCAAAGGAGGGAGTTTTCCTTTGGAATATGCGAAAAATGCACAGGATATGACATATCCATGGGGAAAAGAGGCTTACATTGTGCTCCTGAAGTCAATTCAAAACGCTGTCGCGAATCATTTGGAGAATAAATCCAAATTTGAGTTGCAAGGTTATCCTCTAGTATTCCTTCTTTGGATACTAGAGTCGATTCCTTTGCTAAGGAATAAGTTCAGTAAGTGTGTACCAACAGTTGAGGTTCCTGGGCCGACTTACTTGTGTGAAAAATACACTGAGATAGAGAATCCATCACTTGATAGGGTTTTACAGGTTGAAGCTGATACAAAGGTAAGCTTTTCCAAGTATATGTTTCTCAGTTtatttggcttcttctttttaatatgtttctcaTTGGTCTCTTTTTGAAATATTCTCAGCTGAAGGTCCATTGCATACTACCTTCTATTCCTCATGATCCAGAAGATGATATCTCCATTGAAGACAAATATAGTGACGAGTTGGAAACAGTGAAAGATGTAACAAAGAAAGGGTACAAGATTACAGCCGATGACTGGGAAAATAGGTGTGTAGACACATTTGACACATTGGATGCTCTTATTCAAATGATGGCAAATAAGGAGACTGGCCAAGCTTCTACTCCGATTGATGAGGATTCAGTAAATGAAAAAGTGAACAGGATCATCACGGTAATGGAGGAGAATCTGAAGAGCATGAAGGATCGAATGTCATTactggaagaagaaaacatacatCTTAGAGCTCGTGTGTCAGAGTTGGAAGGAAACAGCAATGTTTTTCCCACTAACGTGACACAAAAGGTAAATTCTCAAAACATCTTCTTTTACATTtgcattttcaagtattttttggaAGATCTTGTACATATTCTTGAATGCCTTCCTAATATTTGACAAACAGCGATCCAGTGggacacctttatctccaatgtctcacacGCAACCATCCAGTGggacacctttatctccaatgtctcacacgcaaccatcgagtgagacacctttatctccaatgtctcaacagcctaatttgacacatgaggtatgtaaccaataaatattgttgagttttgaagtaatatttggaaagcttttgtacttcttgaatgcattcctgatttttgcaggagACAATGATTGAATCAGCTGCATCTCCAAAGTCTCAACAAAATGAGGTATATGCTcaaaaatttttaagaaaatatttggaaattcttGTACAAAATCCTGAATGCCttcctgatttttgcaggaTTACACGCAATCATCGAGTGAGacgcctttatctccaatgtctcaacagcctaatttgacaaatgaggtatgtaaccaataaaatattgttgagttttgaagtaatatttggaaGCTTTTGTACATATTCTagaatgcattcttgatttTTGCAGGACACAATGAATGAATCAGATGATGAAACTCCTGCCCTTGATACACAAGTATTCTCTCCTAATCTGACAAAAGAGGTAAATGCTCAATGATATTGTTTTCACAGTTGGAGTTTACAaattagttttgggtgatttttttttacatataaaggcttttctgatttttgacagaaagaaacagaaacGTCTACCGATGAGAGGCCATCCAATCCTAATCAAGATGGAAAACCAGATGATGAGGTAATATTTATTCTAGAAATTATAgttgaatgtattcatgatggccattcctgatatttttttgcagattgtgaGAGAGAAATTAACAAGTGAGTCACCTGCTAGTCAGAGTCAAGTTTTGCAGAAAGAAACAGTAGAAATGAATgagacaccttcttctccaatagCTCCAAAGAGTATTGAAACTCCCGTTTATACTCCAAGTCAGACTCAGCAGGTACATGGTCAAAAAAAATCTTGGATTTTTAAGTTAATGTTTGGAAGCTTTAGAACGTACTCTGGATTGACTTCGTGATAATTTTTacagattgagagagagccATCGGATGACACGCCTGCCCTTGATACTCAAGTTTTTACTCCTAATCTGACaaaagaggtatatgctcaatgacagttggagtttacaattagttttgggtgatttacatatatagacCTTTCTAATTTTTGGCAGAGGGAAACACAAACCTCTACTGATGAAACGCcacccaaaactaatcaaggagaaggaaaaccagatgatgaggtaatatttactctagaaattataattgaatgtattcatgatggcctttcctgatattttttgcagattgtgatTGAGTCACCTGCTGCTCAGACTCAAGTTTTGCAAAAAGAAACACTGGAAATGAATgagacaccttcttctccaatatctccaaagagtattgaggctcaagtttttactccaattcagaaacagcaggtaaatgttcaaaaaatcttgGAGATTTCAAGTAATGTTTGAAAGCTTTTGTACGTGTTTTTGATCCCCTAcctgacttttttttgttttttttgcagacGGTAACAGAGGAAACGTATGAGGCTACACAGCCATTGACTGAGATCATTTCAGCAAACAATAAAAAGGTAAGCATAGAAATGTCTTTCATAAGTACaacttgaattttaaattgtagaaacTTCTTCATAACTACCTCTTTTATTTTACTGTTATTACAGGAGGATACACATGCTGTGCATTACAGACCTTCCTCTCCATTGTCTTCACTAATTGCACTAGTtattgaagaaaataagaatgctttggtaagaagaaatatttaaaatgtttatgtaatatttttctattcaactaactcttaccatttacttttgtcttatagagtgagacagaaactgcgacccaatatttttctacaagtGAAGGAGAGCATTCACAATCAAgcagaagaatcaagaagaagaatatctcaaggatactacagaagcctactactgagctagtttccacaGATGTTTCGAAGACACAGCCTCTTACTCCGCAAACACAGCACCTTCAGACAAGTGAGGGAGATCAATCCGATGAGACACCATCAGAGCAGAATCAAGCAGAAGAAAATCTCAAGGATACTACAGAACCTActactgagctagtttccacaGATGTTTCGAAGATGCCGCCTATTACTCTGCAAACAGAGCATCTTCAGACAAGTGCTATAGATTTTTCAGAAACAAACGAGGTATGCATCGAGTATATTTgatctttaattattattctaacaatttaaaaCCGCTGATGTTACTGaatcttcatttttaataggTTGAAGTAAGCAGGCTTCTAGCTCACTTTCAAATAGGCGCAGAGGTTGAGATTTTGTCTACTGATGACGAAATATGGTATCCAGGAAAGGTTGTTGATCTTAAACTGTGTGAAGGACTAGAGGAGCTGACAGTTGAGTACACGACACTCTTCACAGACCAACATAGACTTCAGAAACTTCAGGATACTATCACGGCTGACAAAATACGTCCTGCAACACCAACTAGTGACCAAAAATCCTTTGAGATGATGGATAAGGTAGAAGCCTTCTACAACAATGGCTGGAGCAGCGGACAAATTAGCATGGTACTTGGTGATAACACATACTCGGTGTGTCTCTATActtctatggaaactattctatTCAAACATTCAGATTTGCGAATTCATAGAGAATGGAAAGATGGAGTCTGGAAGATGGCAGATAAGGTAAATCATAACTAGAATTATACTTCACGTGAATTGTTTGATATACATACATTTTAGTTTCAGGAATGGTTTCCAGAAATTCCGATTGCaacaaatttgataatattttgcttGGTGTCTATTGTTTGATTAAAGGTGAAGCCtgataagaaaaggaaagctgCTGCCTCATCACAAAATTCAGGATGGATATGTTTTCCTAAGAAGGAGCGAGAGGGTGCCTAAACGATCTAGAGACACAAAAACTCCATTCAAGTCTGACAGAAATCCGGCTTTAACTGTAATACCTGAGATTATACCTGCAGTTGATCCGTTTTCAACTCCTGCGGAAAATAAGCTTTCAAGGCTTCAAAATTGGATGACATTAAAGCCCGGCATGCATGAAACGTAAGCATGTTTCTGTCCTTgtctatatattcttatatttatgtataagagGTTTGGTAATTCCTTTGTATCTTTAATCGACTGCAGGTCCCTATCAATCAATGATAATAAGATaaggaaatctttctttcaaagcatggaaaatgcaaaaaaggaccttaagaaagaggtaatttgtttacatatgttcttgccttgagcttttttttttaaaaaaaattcaggaaggatttgtttagtttcaggaattatatagtaacaaattagataatgtttgcctttttttttgcagcacaTTGATGGAGCCTTTGCAATGCTAAATTGCAGAAGAAATGAGAATGCTGCTTGGTTCCACAACTACA is drawn from Brassica rapa cultivar Chiifu-401-42 chromosome A05, CAAS_Brap_v3.01, whole genome shotgun sequence and contains these coding sequences:
- the LOC103849370 gene encoding fibrous sheath CABYR-binding protein-like — translated: MLILVESILLRKSKGGSFPLEYAKNAQDMTYPWGKEAYIVLLKSIQNAVANHLENKSKFELQGYPLVFLLWILESIPLLRNKFSKCVPTVEVPGPTYLCEKYTEIENPSLDRVLQVEADTKLKVHCILPSIPHDPEDDISIEDKYSDELETVKDVTKKGYKITADDWENRCVDTFDTLDALIQMMANKETGQASTPIDEDSVNEKVNRIITVMEENLKSMKDRMSLLEEENIHLRARVSELEGNSNVFPTNVTQKRSSGTPLSPMSHTQPSSGTPLSPMSHTQPSSETPLSPMSQQPNLTHEETMIESAASPKSQQNEDYTQSSSETPLSPMSQQPNLTNEDTMNESDDETPALDTQVFSPNLTKEKETETSTDERPSNPNQDGKPDDEIVREKLTSESPASQSQVLQKETVEMNETPSSPIAPKSIETPVYTPSQTQQIEREPSDDTPALDTQVFTPNLTKERETQTSTDETPPKTNQGEGKPDDEIVIESPAAQTQVLQKETLEMNETPSSPISPKSIEAQVFTPIQKQQTVTEETYEATQPLTEIISANNKKEDTHAVHYRPSSPLSSLIALVIEENKNALSETETATQYFSTSEGEHSQSNVSKTQPLTPQTQHLQTSEGDQSDETPSEQNQAEENLKDTTEPTTELVSTDVSKMPPITLQTEHLQTSAIDFSETNEVEVSRLLAHFQIGAEVEILSTDDEIWYPGKVVDLKLCEGLEELTVEYTTLFTDQHRLQKLQDTITADKIRPATPTSDQKSFEMMDKVEAFYNNGWSSGQISMVLGDNTYSVCLYTSMETILFKHSDLRIHREWKDGVWKMADKVKPDKKRKAAASSQNSGWICFPKKEREGA